The region GAAGGCTCTGAGGTAAAAGTTGATTCTTATAGCTCTAAATACATTTTCAATCCTTCAAATCCTTATATAAATTTAAATATTAGCGGATACTTTACCAGGAGCGACTCTTCAAATTTTACTCCCTTTTATGAAGAGCACGGTCATCATGATAGTCGCCACGCATATTTTACACTATCAAAGCAATACGGTATAAATATAAACAACAAGTCAATATTCGAACTTAATGAAAATCCGCTTACGCTAAACTACGGAATCTCATTTTCCACTGAAAGAATTCATCAGCCAAGAAATGCTCAAGCGAGAGTTGAAAAAAAGGGCTATCCAAAAGATGCTATCGCACCTCTTTATATCCGTGACGCCAAAAGAAACGAAAAGAGTCTATTTGCTTGGGCGAATTATCCGCTTACGGATTGGTTGATTGCCGATATAGGCGGACGCTATATCAATAGCAAAACGATAGACTATCAGCCTTTAGTAGAATTTCATGGGTACTATCCAAACGGCAAACCGATAATGACGAAAGAGTACACACCCCCTATCAAAAACAAAGGCTTTTCTCCTATTGCCATGCTTACCTTTGAGCCTACCGATGAAATTCAATTATACATAAAATACGCCGAAGCTATCCGTTCCCCGAGCCTGTTTCAAGTATCAAGAGGCTTTAGTATGCAAAGAGGCGACGGCTCATTATCCACATTAAAACCGGAAAAACAAAAGAATTGGGAGGTCGGAACCAATTTATTATTTAATGACTATATAAAAAAAGATAGTGTAATTGGATTTAAATTTGCATTTTTTAATAATTACACTAAAGATTACTTAACCAGAACCTTTACCAAAAAGAGGGGAATATTCCAAACCACAAATATAAAAAGCGCCCTTTATAAAGGAATAGAGGCTTCAAGCTACTTCGATATGAAAAGCTTTTACTATCAAGTAGGCATGACATATTATTTAAAAACCAAATTTTGTCGAAAAGAAGCTCAAAAAGGTGTAGCAAGAGATAGACAAGAGTGCTTTGACGGCGGAGTCGTTGATAGCAATATAGGAAACACATTACCTCCAAAAACAACCGTAACCGCAACAATAGGCACAAGAATCTTGGCTAAAAAATTAGATATAGGCGCCAGATATAGCCACTATGGAAAACGCATAGTTTCTATTTTTTCTCCTGAAAGTCCGGGAGGAGATACAAACAGTGCGGAATGGAGACCTTATAGTCTAGTTGATTTATATGCGCACTACAAACTAAATCCGAATTTAACCATATCTGCAACTATTGATAATTTAACAAATCGTTACTATCTTGATGCTAACAATCAAGGCTTAATTCCTGCACCCGGTAGAACTTTGCGTCTAAATTTAGATTATCGTTTTTAAAAAAAGGGGCATTAAAAATGCTCCTTAAAATCGAAAGCTTTTGAAATTTCCTCGACGCTCTTTGTATTTTCCAGTGTTTTATCAAACAGTATCGCTATACAGCTAATTCTTCGGAAGCCAAATTCGTTTTAGCTGTATAGCTTCTTTAATTTGATTCATTGGATGCTTGCTTGAGTTTTGTTCATCATGCATCAGCAATCATTATATTTTTATCAAATTAAATTACAAAATACATTTTATTTCTTATCCAAACAACCCTCTTGTATGCCCATTTTGCAAGCTTTATCAAAATAATAAGCCGCCTCTTCGCTTATGCTTCCAGTGTATTCTCGCGGCATTAGCGAAATACCTGCATACATACAAGATACGGCATTGTTGTTTTCGCAAGCGAATTTCAGATAAGGAAGTGCTTTAGTATACTCTTTATCCTTGAAGTGTATCTCACCGAGGCTCATGCAACCTGTATTGTCACCGTTCTCACATCCTTGATTGATATACCCCAAAGCCAAATTTTTATCAAATTCAACTCCTTGAGCAAGCAGATAAAGCATTCCTAAATTCGTGCAAGACTCTGCGTGATTTAACTTCTTGCAGCCCTTTAAGTAAAATTCGCGTGCTTTTTCATAATCAGCCTTGCCAAGCACCCCGTCATTATGCATAATGCCCGCCAGTGAGCAAAAATATCCGCTATCTTTTTCGCACCAAATTTCAGCTATCTTATAAGCTACCCCGTAGTCTTTTTTGACGCCTTTACCAAGCATATAAAGTGCAGATAAAACTTCACATTTTTTAGCGTCTCCTGTCTCGCAAGCTTTTTTTATAGCCTCAAATTCCTCTTTTGAAACTTCGGTATAAAGAGCAAAATTTTGATTTTCATCGTAGGTTTTCATCATCTCACACGAAGATTGATGTCCAAGCTCGCAAGATTTCTTATAAAGCTTATAAGCTAGCTCATAATTACCGCTTGAAGCCGCCTGCATAGCTTTGTTTGCACAATCATATTTATCTGTGCAATCATTTGCAATCGCTACACCGATAAACGCCAAAAGCAAGATTAATTTTTTCATTTATGCTCCTAAAATTAATTTTCTATATTTTTCTTATGTATCTTAAATTTTCTAACGAATAAATTTTCTCTTTCTTTTTTGGTTTCACTAAAAAGCTTTTCGTAATTTTTAATGGTTATATGCGTGGCGTTTTGCTCGTAGCAAGGAGCGGAATTATTGTTTTCGCAACTATTTTTTATCACTTTTTCAAAATATCGTTTTTTATCATTTGGATAGAAAAAATAATTTTCTGCTCTAGCTTTAAAATAATATCTATCCTTGGATTCAACCTCTACTATCAAGTTGTTGATTTTTGTCCTATTGCTATCGCTTAAATTGTCGTCTATACAGGTTAAGCTATAGCCTTCAAAGCAATTTGGCAAATTTAAAATGTCTTTTGGGGTAAATTCATTTTTTATCGTGAAATCTTCTGTGTAATTTGCAAGTTTTATTATTTTTACAAAGTAAGGACTAAGAATAGGCACTATCATAACAGCCAAAGGCATAGCAAAATAAAAAATTATTTTATATTCAAATGATTTTAAAAACGCAATAGTTTTAATAAAAATAAAGAAGTAAAATGCATACAAAAGCCAAATAAAGCTAATACCTTCATACTTTGTATACACAAATTCTATAAATAAAATATCAAATAATCCAGCAAAAAACAAAGTAATCCAGTTTATAACGTCTTTGTAGTTTTTATTTTTATAAAAACCAAAACCAAAATAACCAACAAACAATAAAAAATATCCGCATAAAGCCAAATTTAAATTATTTAATAAAATATCAAAAATCTTTTTTAGGATTTTAAAATCATAAATAAACGGTAAGATAAGTATTATAAACATATAAATTTGCATAATCCAGAAAATAAAATTTGTAAATTTATGTTTTATATTATTCTTAAAAATAGCATAGCTGTAAGACATTAGAAAAAGAATAATAATACAAATATACAAAAATGCCAAAATACTAACGCCAAACAATAAATACACAATATTATTTAAATTGGTCTGCAGAACTTGATTGATATTTAAAAAATATGGAATACAAAAACACGCACCAAAAAATACACATAGCCAAAAAGTCGTCTTAAGGTTTGTTACTATTAAATTTATGATACATAAAACATCACTCCAAACAGATCTCTTGGTATGCTTATCACAATCAAGATTGTATTGCCTTAAAAAATTTGAACCGAGTTCGCTATATGTTTTATGCAATTCACTCTCGTTTTTCAAAAACTGCTTATATAAATTTTTACGCTCTTGCTTATCTTTTGAAGTAATATGTCTGTATATAATTTGCTTTTGAGAGCGCAAAATATCTTTTATTTTTTCCAAATTTATCTTACGCATTTTTAAAGAATTTTGGATATCAAAAACCCAAAGTTCGCCTAAATCAACTAAGAAATTTTGAAGCTCTTTAAGGGTTGCTTTGGAATTTTTGCTTAAGAATTTAGCCTCATCGTTACCTAAATCTTTGTTAATCTCTTTATAAATTTTATCGGCTCTTTTTAATTTTTGATATTTTAGCTTTAGACTTTGAAGCTTGAGTTTTTCAACATCGGTTGCATATTTGCTATCAAGACTATTAAGTATTTGCGAACACTTCTTAAGAATATAGAAATTTATACCGTTAAGCTCTTGTAGCTCAATTTTTACCTCATCTAAATCCTTAAAATAAAAACTACCCTCAAACACGTCTTAAGCCTCTAAAATCGCACCGCTACTAGCATTTGTTACAAGCTTGCGATATTGTCTTAGCCAGCGAGAATTTAGCTCCTTTTCAAGCGGCGTAAATTCTGCGCGACGACGTAAAATTTCAGCCTCGTCTAAGCGCACATTTATACTATAAGTATCCACGTCTATATCGATTATATCGCCGTCACGAAGTAGTCCTATCATACCGCCTTCAGCAGCTTCGGGGCTTACGTGCCCTATGCTCAGTCCTCTTGTTGCACCGCTAAAGCGTCCGTCCGTTATCAGCGCCACGTCCGCACCAAGCCCGCGACCCATTATTAGGCTAGTAGGGCTTAGCATCTCTTGCATTCCGGGGCCTCCGCGCGGACCTTCGTATCGTATGACAACCACGTCGCCTTTGTTTACTTTGCCGCTTGAAATTCCCTCTATCGCTTCATCTTGGGAGTTAAAGCAAACCGCCTTACCGCTAAATTTACGCTCTCCCACGATGCCTGCCGTCTTTATCACGCATCCTTGCTCGGCTAAATTTCCAAACAAAATCGCCAGCCCGCCAACCTGCGAATAGGCATTTTCGACTTTATGGATCACGCTTTCATCTTTTATCTTGCTAGCTCCCACTCGTTCGCCCAGAGTTTCGCCCGAAACGGTTAAATTTTCTAAATGAAGCATTCCGTTATCTCGGCGCGAAATTTCTTTTATAACCGCATTCATTCCGCCCGCTCGCCCGATATCTTCCATGTGTACGTTTGGCAAGCTTGGGCTTATCTTAGCGATGTAAGCGATGTTTGAGCTTATTTCATTTAACTCTGAAATTTGCAGATCCACTCCCGCCTCACGCGCGATAGCAAGCATATGAAGCACGGTATTGCTGCTTCCGCCCATCGCCATATCAACTACAAGTGCGTTTCTGACAGCCTTTGCGTTTAGGATATTGCGTATCTTAAATCTCTCATCAAGCGCGATCTCGCAAATTCTACGCGCCGCTTTTCTCACAAGCTCTTCTCGCTCAGGAGTAAGCGCTAGTATCGTGCCGTTGCCGCTTAAAGCTATGCCCATCGCCTCGCAAAGCGTATTCATCGAATTTGCAGTAAACATTCCGCTGCAACTTCCACCGCTTGGACAGGCGTTGCACTCGATATCTTTTAGCTCGGCTTCGCTTATCTCTTTGGTTTCAAATTTACCCACCGCTTCAAACGCCGTAGCAAGATCAATCGGCCTGCCATCTTTTGTGTAGCCCTTTTTCATCGGACCGCCGCTTACAAAGACGGTCGGCACATTTACTCTAAGTGCGCCCATAACCATTCCAGGCACGATCTTGTCGCAGTTTGGCATACAAACAAGTGCGTCAAGTGCGTGCGCATTCATAACCGTTTCAACCGAATTTGCTATGATCTCGCGGCTTGGCAAGCTATAAAGCATACCGCCATGCCCCATCGCGATACCGTCATCTACGCCTATGCAGTTAAATTCAAACGGCACACAGCCGTTTTTACGAATTTCGTCTTTTAAAATTTCAGAGTAGCGATTTAGGAAAAAATGCCCGGGAATTATCTCTATAAAACTGTTTGCGATGCCGATAAACGGCTTATCAAAATCTTCGTCTTTAAGTCCCGTAGCGCGTAAAAGCGAGCGATGAGGCGCTCTTGTGTAACCTTTTTTTATGATATCGCTTCTCATGTCTTTCCTTTTAGTAAAATTTTAGAGATTTTATCAATTATTTGATTATATAGGTATAAAGTAAGAGTAGCGGCTAAGAAATAGCCGCTTAAATTTAGTATTCGTTAAAGTAGCTTTGTATCTGCTTTACGTCATCGGTTTTGGTAAGTGCAAGCATAAGCAAAATTCTGGCTTTTTGCGGATTTAGGTCGTTTGCCACGATAAATTTGCCGTCATTGTCCATCTTAGGGCTAGGCGAGACAAATCCGCTTCCCGTTCTCGTACTTCGCACCACTCTAACTCCGCTTTCATGAGCCTTTGCAAGAGAGGCTTTGGTATCGTCATATATGCTTCCGGCACCAGTTCCTGCATGCACTATGCCTTTTGCGCCCGCTTTTGTTAAAAGCTCTGCTATATCGCCGCTATCGTTTGTATGAGAGTAGATGATATCAACTCTTGGCAGGCTATCAAGCTTACTTACGTCAAAGACGCTATCTTTGGTATGGATTTTTGGATTTTTATTCATATAAACGACCTTACCGTAGTATATCCAGCCAAGCTTGCCCGTGTTTGGCGATTTAAACGTCTGAACAGAAGTCGTGTTACTCTTGGTAACCTCTCTTGCGGCGTGAATTTCGTCATTTAGAGATACTAACACGCCTCTATTTACGCTGTTTTTATCGGCTGCGATATTTACCGCGTTAAAAAGATTCATCGGACCGTCTGCACTCATGGAAGTTGCACTTCTCATAGCTCCTACAAGCACGACGGGTTTGTCTGATTTAACTACCAAATTTAAAAAATACGCCGTCTCTTCAAGCGTATCCGTACCGTGAGTTATCACGATGCCGTCGGTATCTGCGGCTAGTAGCTCGTTTACGCGCTTTGCGAGCTTGAGCCAAATTTCATTGTTCATATTATATGAACCGATATTTGAAATTTGCTCGCCTTTTACATTTGCGATCTCGTGAATTTCAGGAACGGCCTGCAAAAGCACCTCAACTCCAAGCTTGCCCGCATCATATTGAGCGTTTGTCGAACCCGTGCTGCTTCCCGCTATAGTCCCGCCGGTTGCGAGTATGACGACATTTGGCTTAGCAAAAAGCGATACAACGAAAACTAAAGCTAAAACTAACTTTTTCATAGCTGTCCTCCTGATTTAAATGTGTTTAGATTATACATCTGCGGCTCAAATTTATCGCCAAAATTTGATTAACGCTTTTCAAATTTAAGATAAATGGCTGTATAATTGCAGATAAAACATATAAATTTGACAAAGGACATCCATGATTCTTTCAAATCCGGTTGTTATAAGCATTCTTGTGATGACGGCGCTTTGTTTGCTGCGCTTTAACATCTTGCTTGCCATTTTAATCTCGGCTCTTGTGGCAGGAGTTATGTCAAAGGGCGATTTAAGCGGTTTTGCAGATCTTTTTACTGCGCTTAGCGGCACAACATCTACGCTTATAACGGGCATGAAAGGAAATTTAGAAACCTCGCTCAGCTACATCTTGCTAGGTGCGCTTGCAGCGGCTATCGCTAATACGAATTTAACTGCGATTTTGATAAATGCAATAAGCAAAATTTTAAGTAAGAAGCGAACTTATTTTGTGCTTTCTATAGCGTTTATAGCGTGCTTTTCTCAAAATTTAATCCCCGTTCACATAGCTTTCATACCTATACTTATACCGCCGCTTTTGCCGCTTATGAACAAGCTTGAACTAGACAGAAGAGCCCTAGCTTGCGCACTTACATTCGGGCTTAAAGCGCCTTACGTGAGCCTTAGCGTGGGATTTGGTCTGCTTTTTCATAACATCATCAAAAAAGAGCTTGAAAACAACGGTGTAGTCGTAAATTTAAGCGATATAACAAGCGTTATGTGGATAGGCGGCGCATCGATGCTAGTGGGTCTGCTTTTGGCCGTTTTTGTCTTTTATTCTAAAAAGAGAAGTTACAAAAATACTCAATTTGAAGAAAAAGAGATGCGCGATGCCCAGATTGCTAAAAATTTAAAGATGACGCGCAAAGAGTGGGCGGTACTTGGCGGTGCGGTAATAGCATTTGCCATACAACTTTACGCTCAGTCCTTGCCTCTTGGCGCGCTTATCGGACTTGTCGTGATGATCATCTTTGGCGGAATCGAATACAAAAAAGTAGATAAGATTATGGACAACGGGCTTGCGATGATGGGATTTATCGCATTTATTATGCTAGTTGCAGCCGGTTTTGGCTCTGTCTTAAGAGAGAGCGGCGGCATCGAGCAACTTGTAAATTTCGCTAGCGATATCGCAGGCGGCAAGATAGGAGGCGCGATCATGATGCTTGCTATCGGACTTTTAGTAACGATGGGTATAGGAACCAGTTTTGGAACCATACCTATCATAGCCTCTATCTATGTGCCGCTTTCTCTTCAGCTTGGATTTAGCCCTGCGGCGATTATCTTGCTTGTAGGCGTTGCAGCCGCTCTTGGAGATGCGGGAAGCCCTGCTAGTGACAGCACTCTTGGACCTACAAGCGGACTTAATGCCGACGGACAGCACAACCATATCTACGATACTTGCGTGCCGACATTTTTATTTTTCAATATCCCTTTAATGATAGGCGCAGTTATCGGCGCGATGGTGCTATAACTCATTCTCTTTTAGCAGGCGGTTACGTATAATTAACCTGCCTGCTAAGATTTTTCATACTTAAAATTTTAGTTTTTACCGCCCTTGTAAATTTAAAAAATCTCTCTTAAATTTTTGGAACATCTTTTGCTTTTATCTTTGCAAATTACTAAAAGGATAAAATTATGATGAGATCTCTTTGGTCTGGAGTTACGGGACTTCAGGCTCACCAAATAGCAATGGACGTTGAGGGCAACAACATCGCAAACGTAAATACTATCGGATTTAAATATTCACGTGCAAATTTTGATGATCTTATATATCAAACTTCACGCGTAGCTACAGCTCCTCAAAACGGACACGGTGGACTAAATTCCACTCAAATAGGTC is a window of Campylobacter sp. CCUG 57310 DNA encoding:
- a CDS encoding type II asparaginase, which produces MKKLVLALVFVVSLFAKPNVVILATGGTIAGSSTGSTNAQYDAGKLGVEVLLQAVPEIHEIANVKGEQISNIGSYNMNNEIWLKLAKRVNELLAADTDGIVITHGTDTLEETAYFLNLVVKSDKPVVLVGAMRSATSMSADGPMNLFNAVNIAADKNSVNRGVLVSLNDEIHAAREVTKSNTTSVQTFKSPNTGKLGWIYYGKVVYMNKNPKIHTKDSVFDVSKLDSLPRVDIIYSHTNDSGDIAELLTKAGAKGIVHAGTGAGSIYDDTKASLAKAHESGVRVVRSTRTGSGFVSPSPKMDNDGKFIVANDLNPQKARILLMLALTKTDDVKQIQSYFNEY
- a CDS encoding SEL1-like repeat protein — protein: MKKLILLLAFIGVAIANDCTDKYDCANKAMQAASSGNYELAYKLYKKSCELGHQSSCEMMKTYDENQNFALYTEVSKEEFEAIKKACETGDAKKCEVLSALYMLGKGVKKDYGVAYKIAEIWCEKDSGYFCSLAGIMHNDGVLGKADYEKAREFYLKGCKKLNHAESCTNLGMLYLLAQGVEFDKNLALGYINQGCENGDNTGCMSLGEIHFKDKEYTKALPYLKFACENNNAVSCMYAGISLMPREYTGSISEEAAYYFDKACKMGIQEGCLDKK
- a CDS encoding Na+/H+ antiporter family protein yields the protein MILSNPVVISILVMTALCLLRFNILLAILISALVAGVMSKGDLSGFADLFTALSGTTSTLITGMKGNLETSLSYILLGALAAAIANTNLTAILINAISKILSKKRTYFVLSIAFIACFSQNLIPVHIAFIPILIPPLLPLMNKLELDRRALACALTFGLKAPYVSLSVGFGLLFHNIIKKELENNGVVVNLSDITSVMWIGGASMLVGLLLAVFVFYSKKRSYKNTQFEEKEMRDAQIAKNLKMTRKEWAVLGGAVIAFAIQLYAQSLPLGALIGLVVMIIFGGIEYKKVDKIMDNGLAMMGFIAFIMLVAAGFGSVLRESGGIEQLVNFASDIAGGKIGGAIMMLAIGLLVTMGIGTSFGTIPIIASIYVPLSLQLGFSPAAIILLVGVAAALGDAGSPASDSTLGPTSGLNADGQHNHIYDTCVPTFLFFNIPLMIGAVIGAMVL
- a CDS encoding TonB-dependent receptor, which produces MNKISDLSYHYKNKSLSIVVAIALSCSWLLAKDEKSRETIDLQEVKVTGEVSSSGYDNTALKSYTSAGSYSYLDETKISRFRGSSVGDFLSGIPGVMVGNKRNSGAISVNIRGIQNENRVPIVIDDSLQSIPSWQGYAGSSTRTFLDPDLISQVEIEKGPSLKADGVGATGGVVRMNTISYKDIIPKDSEKDWGFRFTLGTMSNTVKKPAYNTRGGYRTKWIEKCETNHSGLCKEQTYKPDARYSSKNPFSKLGNSYNTSLAFTKKWENADIVLGYAKKVQGNYFTGKHGPTPEIERIQYKNEDLEVIPRKGRTPAVEEEVITGRLIFKSQDGYTYYRSGEEILNTSQDNQSYLAKVNFYNEHHAVNLAYRGYRSKFGEMMPSLVSFRGDGALQGEGSEVKVDSYSSKYIFNPSNPYINLNISGYFTRSDSSNFTPFYEEHGHHDSRHAYFTLSKQYGININNKSIFELNENPLTLNYGISFSTERIHQPRNAQARVEKKGYPKDAIAPLYIRDAKRNEKSLFAWANYPLTDWLIADIGGRYINSKTIDYQPLVEFHGYYPNGKPIMTKEYTPPIKNKGFSPIAMLTFEPTDEIQLYIKYAEAIRSPSLFQVSRGFSMQRGDGSLSTLKPEKQKNWEVGTNLLFNDYIKKDSVIGFKFAFFNNYTKDYLTRTFTKKRGIFQTTNIKSALYKGIEASSYFDMKSFYYQVGMTYYLKTKFCRKEAQKGVARDRQECFDGGVVDSNIGNTLPPKTTVTATIGTRILAKKLDIGARYSHYGKRIVSIFSPESPGGDTNSAEWRPYSLVDLYAHYKLNPNLTISATIDNLTNRYYLDANNQGLIPAPGRTLRLNLDYRF
- the ilvD gene encoding dihydroxy-acid dehydratase — its product is MRSDIIKKGYTRAPHRSLLRATGLKDEDFDKPFIGIANSFIEIIPGHFFLNRYSEILKDEIRKNGCVPFEFNCIGVDDGIAMGHGGMLYSLPSREIIANSVETVMNAHALDALVCMPNCDKIVPGMVMGALRVNVPTVFVSGGPMKKGYTKDGRPIDLATAFEAVGKFETKEISEAELKDIECNACPSGGSCSGMFTANSMNTLCEAMGIALSGNGTILALTPEREELVRKAARRICEIALDERFKIRNILNAKAVRNALVVDMAMGGSSNTVLHMLAIAREAGVDLQISELNEISSNIAYIAKISPSLPNVHMEDIGRAGGMNAVIKEISRRDNGMLHLENLTVSGETLGERVGASKIKDESVIHKVENAYSQVGGLAILFGNLAEQGCVIKTAGIVGERKFSGKAVCFNSQDEAIEGISSGKVNKGDVVVIRYEGPRGGPGMQEMLSPTSLIMGRGLGADVALITDGRFSGATRGLSIGHVSPEAAEGGMIGLLRDGDIIDIDVDTYSINVRLDEAEILRRRAEFTPLEKELNSRWLRQYRKLVTNASSGAILEA